In the genome of Brienomyrus brachyistius isolate T26 chromosome 17, BBRACH_0.4, whole genome shotgun sequence, one region contains:
- the LOC125712239 gene encoding ferroxidase HEPHL1-like isoform X1: MGRPPSRRILRSWILRFWILCLGFPAVQGAIRRYFMGITEETWNYAPTGDDLLSVEEPEKIQHAFTFLKPGPHRIGSVYKKAVYKQFRDARYLEEVAKPAWLGFLGPVLKAEVGDVIIVHLKNFASRSYSLHPHGVFYDKDSEGALYPDGTSGELKHDDRVPPGGNHTYTWTVKPQFAPTAGDPNCLTWAYHSHVDAPRDIASGLLGAILTCRKGVLRHKPQAHAQLERVDVDHDFLLLFSVMDENLSWYLEENIQAFCSEPMEVDPEDEDFKESNQMHAINGYLYGNLPALEMCVNRTVSWHLLGMGNEVDVHSVHFHGHTVLNLGHRADVLSLFPAIFVTAEMITQTAGRWMLSCEVNDHIEAGMQAFYNVLSCGKDDHQVPPSGRERQYFIAAEEILWDYGPLNINPFLNLSLNDPESQSEVYFGKSNGRLGGIYWKAHFVEYTDSTFTRKHRSSHGTENHLGILGPVIRAEVGDVLKVVFMNNASWPYSMQPHGLQFDPMYEGTRYRKDTIHGSSVSPGQRFTYKWKVLEGPSANDPPCISYLYYSATDAIQDTSSGLVGPLLVCKKGWLGDDDLQMGISKEFFLLFSVIDENQSRYLHRNIHEFGSGNTDIMDEDFEESNLMHAVNGYMYGNLPGLDMCAGKPVTWHVLGLGSEADIHGVYFQGNSFQREGTTRDTLSVFPHTSVTVLMEPHMEGTFEVSCRTSDHYRAGMQHHYTVRRCSGGQARTDSTPTSMVRYFIAAEEVEWDYSPSRDWELEKHMATEESSPGNMFVQRTENWIGSKYKKVVFREYTDATYRTRKERQLQEQHLEILGPIIQAEVGERLLVSFKNKASRPFSMHAHGVQTDPTPPPPVKPGQTKQYKWDIPEQSGPGFSDPNCISFAYYSAADFVKDMASGLIGPLVICRRGTLDEARRRKDVDREFALLFMVFDENESWYLEDNVKTYLGRNLYGISLDEDFQESNKMHGINGKLYGNLHGLTMLEGERTDWYLLGMGNEVDVHTVHFHAESFTYKVPILPRHPHHTLTQLVLGPPESDKAHQSDTTHRADVYDLFPGTFQTVELVALNPGTWLLHCHVTDHIHAGMETTFTILNRRGTGRNPMLNGTPTPRLGGTATAPWTLIAFTLLVSTLSCEAAF; encoded by the exons ATGGGACGCCCACCGAGCCGCAGGATCCTCCGCTCCTGGATCCTCCGCTTCTGGATCCTGTGCCTCGGTTTCCCGGCCGTACAGGGCGCCATCAGAAGGTACTTCATGGGCATCACGGAGGAAACGTGGAACTATGCGCCGACCGGCGACGACCTGCTAAGCGTCGAAGAACCTGAGAAAATCCA GCATGCATTTACTTTTCTGAAACCGGGTCCTCACCGAATTGGAAGCGTGTACAAAAAAGCTGTATACAAGCAGTTCCGAGACGCGAGGTACCTGGAAGAGGTGGCCAAACCAGCCTGGCTGGGCTTCCTCGGCCCTGTTCTCAAGGCGGAGGTGGGCGACGTGATAATCGTCCACTTGAAGAATTTCGCCTCCAGGTCTTACTCCCTCCATCCTCATGGTGTCTTCTATGACAAGGACTCTGAAG GGGCTCTGTACCCGGATGGAACCTCGGGGGAGTTGAAGCATGACGACAGAGTGCCCCCGGGCGGGAACCACACCTACACCTGGACTGTGAAGCCTCAGTTTGCACCCACTGCAGGGGACCCCAACTGCCTGACCTGGGCGTATCACTCGCACGTGGACGCGCCCCGTGACATCGCCTCCGGGCTCCTCGGTGCCATCCTCACCTGCAGGAAAG GCGTCCTACGGCACAAGCCGCAAGCCCACGCCCAGCTGGAGCGGGTCGACGTGGACCACGACttccttctcctgttcagcgttatGGACGAGAACCTCAGCTGGTACCTGGAGGAGAACATCCAGGCTTTCTGTTCCGAGCCCATGGAAGTGGACCCGGAGGACGAGGACTTTAAGGAGTCAAACCAAATGCACG CTATCAATGGCTACCTCTACGGCAACCTGCCTGCCTTGGAGATGTGCGTGAACAGGACTGTGTCGTGGCACCTCCTCGGAATGGGCAACGAGGTGGATGTCCACTCGGTCCACTTCCACGGCCACACCGTGTTGAACCTGGGCCACCGGGCCGACGTCCTCAGCCTCTTCCCAGCCATCTTCGTCACAGCGGAAATGATCACCCAGACGGCTGGCCGGTGGATGCTCAGCTGCGAAGTAAACGACCACATAGAAG CTGGGATGCAGGCCTTTTACAATGTCTTGTCCTGTGGGAAGGATGATCACCAAGTACCCCCTAGTGGCAGGGAGAGGCAGTACTTCATTGCTGCTGAGGAGATCTTATGGGACTATGGCCCACTGAACATCAACCCCTTTCTCAATTTGTCGCTGAATGACCCAGAGAG TCAATCTGAAGTATATTTTGGAAAGAGTAACGGCAGATTGGGAGGGATCTACTGGAAAGCACATTTTGTGGAGTACACAGACAGCACTTTCACCAGGAAACACAGGAGCAGTCATGGCACAGAGAACCACCTCGGCATTCTGG GGCCCGTGATCAGAGCAGAGGTGGGCGATGTCCTTAAGGTGGTCTTCATGAACAATGCCAGCTGGCCCTACAGCATGCAGCCCCACGGTCTGCAATTTGACCCAATGTACGAGGGAACCCGTTACAGAAAAG ACACCATCCACGGCTCGTCGGTGTCACCCGGTCAAAGATTCACATACAAATGGAAAGTTCTGGAAGGCCCCTCGGCCAACGACCCCCCATGCATCTCCTACCTGTACTACTCAGCCACCGATGCCATACAGGACACCAGCTCCGGGCTGgtgggccccctgctggtgtgTAAGAAGGGCTGGCTGGGTGACGACGACTTGCAG ATGGGCATCAGCAAAGagttcttcctcctcttctccgTGATAGACGAGAACCAGAGCCGGTACCTGCACAGGAACATCCATGAGTTTGGTTCTGGCAACACGGACATCATGGATGAAGACTTTGAGGAGAGCAACTTGATGCACG CGGTGAACGGGTACATGTACGGGAACCTTCCGGGCCTAGACATGTGTGCCGGGAAGCCGGTCACCTGGCACGTGCTGGGCCTGGGCAGCGAGGCGGACATTCACGGCGTCTACTTCCAGGGAAACAGCTTCCAGCGGGAGGGCACGACCCGGGACACCCTAAGCGTGTTCCCTCACACCTCGGTGACTGTGCTCATGGAGCCCCACATGGAGG GCACATTCGAGGTCAGCTGCAGGACAAGCGATCACTATCGGGCTGGGATGCAGCACCACTACACAGTGAGGAGGTGTTCAGGGGGCCAGGCCAGGACTGACAGCACCCCCACCTCAATGGTGCGCTACTTCATCGCTGCCGAGGAAGTAGAATGGGACTACTCCCCGAGCAGGGACTGGGAGCTGGAGAAGCACATGGCCACAGAGGAGAGCAG TCCCGGGAATATGTTTGTCCAAAGAACAGAGAACTGGATTGGATCCAAGTACAAAAAAGTGGTGTTCAGGGAGTACACCGATGCCACCTACAGGACGAGGAAGGAAAGGCAGCTGCAGGAGCAGCACCTGGAGATACTGG GTCCAATCATCCAAGCGGAGGTGGGCGAGCGGCTGCTGGTGAGCTTCAAGAACAAAGCCAGCCGGCCGTTCTCCATGCACGCCCATGGGGTGCAGACGGACCCCACTCCGCCGCCGCCCGTGAAGCCAG GACAGACAAAACAATATAAGTGGGATATACCGGAACAATCTGGCCCTGGGTTCTCAGACCCCAATTGCATCTCATTTGCATATTACTCAGCTGCAGATTTTGTTAAG GACATGGCCAGCGGGCTGATCGGACCCCTGGTCATCTGCCGTAGGGGCACGCTGGATGAGGCCAGGCGCAGGAAGGATGTGGACAGGGAGTTCGCTCTGCTCTTCATGGTGTTCGACGAGAACGAGTCCTGGTATCTGGAGGACAACGTGAAGACCTACCTCGGCAGGAATTTGTACGGCATTAGCTTGGACGAGGATTTCCAGGAGAGCAACAAGATGCACG GGATCAACGGGAAGCTGTATGGAAACCTGCACGGTCTGACCATGCTGGAGGGGGAGAGGACGGACTGGTACCTCCTGGGGATGGGCAATGAGGTGGATGTGCACACAGTCCACTTCCACGCGGAGAGTTTCACGTACAAGGTGCCCATCCTGCCCCGGCATCCTCACCATACACTGACACAGCTTGTACTAGGCCCTCCAGAATCGGACAAGGCCCACCAG
- the LOC125712239 gene encoding ferroxidase HEPHL1-like isoform X2 → MGRPPSRRILRSWILRFWILCLGFPAVQGAIRRYFMGITEETWNYAPTGDDLLSVEEPEKIQHAFTFLKPGPHRIGSVYKKAVYKQFRDARYLEEVAKPAWLGFLGPVLKAEVGDVIIVHLKNFASRSYSLHPHGVFYDKDSEGALYPDGTSGELKHDDRVPPGGNHTYTWTVKPQFAPTAGDPNCLTWAYHSHVDAPRDIASGLLGAILTCRKGVLRHKPQAHAQLERVDVDHDFLLLFSVMDENLSWYLEENIQAFCSEPMEVDPEDEDFKESNQMHAINGYLYGNLPALEMCVNRTVSWHLLGMGNEVDVHSVHFHGHTVLNLGHRADVLSLFPAIFVTAEMITQTAGRWMLSCEVNDHIEAGMQAFYNVLSCGKDDHQVPPSGRERQYFIAAEEILWDYGPLNINPFLNLSLNDPESQSEVYFGKSNGRLGGIYWKAHFVEYTDSTFTRKHRSSHGTENHLGILGPVIRAEVGDVLKVVFMNNASWPYSMQPHGLQFDPMYEGTRYRKDTIHGSSVSPGQRFTYKWKVLEGPSANDPPCISYLYYSATDAIQDTSSGLVGPLLVCKKGWLGDDDLQMGISKEFFLLFSVIDENQSRYLHRNIHEFGSGNTDIMDEDFEESNLMHAVNGYMYGNLPGLDMCAGKPVTWHVLGLGSEADIHGVYFQGNSFQREGTTRDTLSVFPHTSVTVLMEPHMEGTFEVSCRTSDHYRAGMQHHYTVRRCSGGQARTDSTPTSMVRYFIAAEEVEWDYSPSRDWELEKHMATEESSPGNMFVQRTENWIGSKYKKVVFREYTDATYRTRKERQLQEQHLEILGPIIQAEVGERLLVSFKNKASRPFSMHAHGVQTDPTPPPPVKPGQTKQYKWDIPEQSGPGFSDPNCISFAYYSAADFVKDMASGLIGPLVICRRGTLDEARRRKDVDREFALLFMVFDENESWYLEDNVKTYLGRNLYGISLDEDFQESNKMHGINGKLYGNLHGLTMLEGERTDWYLLGMGNEVDVHTVHFHAESFTYKSDTTHRADVYDLFPGTFQTVELVALNPGTWLLHCHVTDHIHAGMETTFTILNRRGTGRNPMLNGTPTPRLGGTATAPWTLIAFTLLVSTLSCEAAF, encoded by the exons ATGGGACGCCCACCGAGCCGCAGGATCCTCCGCTCCTGGATCCTCCGCTTCTGGATCCTGTGCCTCGGTTTCCCGGCCGTACAGGGCGCCATCAGAAGGTACTTCATGGGCATCACGGAGGAAACGTGGAACTATGCGCCGACCGGCGACGACCTGCTAAGCGTCGAAGAACCTGAGAAAATCCA GCATGCATTTACTTTTCTGAAACCGGGTCCTCACCGAATTGGAAGCGTGTACAAAAAAGCTGTATACAAGCAGTTCCGAGACGCGAGGTACCTGGAAGAGGTGGCCAAACCAGCCTGGCTGGGCTTCCTCGGCCCTGTTCTCAAGGCGGAGGTGGGCGACGTGATAATCGTCCACTTGAAGAATTTCGCCTCCAGGTCTTACTCCCTCCATCCTCATGGTGTCTTCTATGACAAGGACTCTGAAG GGGCTCTGTACCCGGATGGAACCTCGGGGGAGTTGAAGCATGACGACAGAGTGCCCCCGGGCGGGAACCACACCTACACCTGGACTGTGAAGCCTCAGTTTGCACCCACTGCAGGGGACCCCAACTGCCTGACCTGGGCGTATCACTCGCACGTGGACGCGCCCCGTGACATCGCCTCCGGGCTCCTCGGTGCCATCCTCACCTGCAGGAAAG GCGTCCTACGGCACAAGCCGCAAGCCCACGCCCAGCTGGAGCGGGTCGACGTGGACCACGACttccttctcctgttcagcgttatGGACGAGAACCTCAGCTGGTACCTGGAGGAGAACATCCAGGCTTTCTGTTCCGAGCCCATGGAAGTGGACCCGGAGGACGAGGACTTTAAGGAGTCAAACCAAATGCACG CTATCAATGGCTACCTCTACGGCAACCTGCCTGCCTTGGAGATGTGCGTGAACAGGACTGTGTCGTGGCACCTCCTCGGAATGGGCAACGAGGTGGATGTCCACTCGGTCCACTTCCACGGCCACACCGTGTTGAACCTGGGCCACCGGGCCGACGTCCTCAGCCTCTTCCCAGCCATCTTCGTCACAGCGGAAATGATCACCCAGACGGCTGGCCGGTGGATGCTCAGCTGCGAAGTAAACGACCACATAGAAG CTGGGATGCAGGCCTTTTACAATGTCTTGTCCTGTGGGAAGGATGATCACCAAGTACCCCCTAGTGGCAGGGAGAGGCAGTACTTCATTGCTGCTGAGGAGATCTTATGGGACTATGGCCCACTGAACATCAACCCCTTTCTCAATTTGTCGCTGAATGACCCAGAGAG TCAATCTGAAGTATATTTTGGAAAGAGTAACGGCAGATTGGGAGGGATCTACTGGAAAGCACATTTTGTGGAGTACACAGACAGCACTTTCACCAGGAAACACAGGAGCAGTCATGGCACAGAGAACCACCTCGGCATTCTGG GGCCCGTGATCAGAGCAGAGGTGGGCGATGTCCTTAAGGTGGTCTTCATGAACAATGCCAGCTGGCCCTACAGCATGCAGCCCCACGGTCTGCAATTTGACCCAATGTACGAGGGAACCCGTTACAGAAAAG ACACCATCCACGGCTCGTCGGTGTCACCCGGTCAAAGATTCACATACAAATGGAAAGTTCTGGAAGGCCCCTCGGCCAACGACCCCCCATGCATCTCCTACCTGTACTACTCAGCCACCGATGCCATACAGGACACCAGCTCCGGGCTGgtgggccccctgctggtgtgTAAGAAGGGCTGGCTGGGTGACGACGACTTGCAG ATGGGCATCAGCAAAGagttcttcctcctcttctccgTGATAGACGAGAACCAGAGCCGGTACCTGCACAGGAACATCCATGAGTTTGGTTCTGGCAACACGGACATCATGGATGAAGACTTTGAGGAGAGCAACTTGATGCACG CGGTGAACGGGTACATGTACGGGAACCTTCCGGGCCTAGACATGTGTGCCGGGAAGCCGGTCACCTGGCACGTGCTGGGCCTGGGCAGCGAGGCGGACATTCACGGCGTCTACTTCCAGGGAAACAGCTTCCAGCGGGAGGGCACGACCCGGGACACCCTAAGCGTGTTCCCTCACACCTCGGTGACTGTGCTCATGGAGCCCCACATGGAGG GCACATTCGAGGTCAGCTGCAGGACAAGCGATCACTATCGGGCTGGGATGCAGCACCACTACACAGTGAGGAGGTGTTCAGGGGGCCAGGCCAGGACTGACAGCACCCCCACCTCAATGGTGCGCTACTTCATCGCTGCCGAGGAAGTAGAATGGGACTACTCCCCGAGCAGGGACTGGGAGCTGGAGAAGCACATGGCCACAGAGGAGAGCAG TCCCGGGAATATGTTTGTCCAAAGAACAGAGAACTGGATTGGATCCAAGTACAAAAAAGTGGTGTTCAGGGAGTACACCGATGCCACCTACAGGACGAGGAAGGAAAGGCAGCTGCAGGAGCAGCACCTGGAGATACTGG GTCCAATCATCCAAGCGGAGGTGGGCGAGCGGCTGCTGGTGAGCTTCAAGAACAAAGCCAGCCGGCCGTTCTCCATGCACGCCCATGGGGTGCAGACGGACCCCACTCCGCCGCCGCCCGTGAAGCCAG GACAGACAAAACAATATAAGTGGGATATACCGGAACAATCTGGCCCTGGGTTCTCAGACCCCAATTGCATCTCATTTGCATATTACTCAGCTGCAGATTTTGTTAAG GACATGGCCAGCGGGCTGATCGGACCCCTGGTCATCTGCCGTAGGGGCACGCTGGATGAGGCCAGGCGCAGGAAGGATGTGGACAGGGAGTTCGCTCTGCTCTTCATGGTGTTCGACGAGAACGAGTCCTGGTATCTGGAGGACAACGTGAAGACCTACCTCGGCAGGAATTTGTACGGCATTAGCTTGGACGAGGATTTCCAGGAGAGCAACAAGATGCACG GGATCAACGGGAAGCTGTATGGAAACCTGCACGGTCTGACCATGCTGGAGGGGGAGAGGACGGACTGGTACCTCCTGGGGATGGGCAATGAGGTGGATGTGCACACAGTCCACTTCCACGCGGAGAGTTTCACGTACAAG